A window of Apium graveolens cultivar Ventura chromosome 8, ASM990537v1, whole genome shotgun sequence contains these coding sequences:
- the LOC141679908 gene encoding uncharacterized protein LOC141679908 → MDRSWLKADRRTKQFKKGVEDLLLCAFENGFSENKICCPCIKCAHSKHWHARKVRDHLFLNGIDQTYKCWIWHGECNTEGGEPTTKGTGSSESVDQILVGRNDDVSLDSSEMFNHIQSEYEPLYPGCEGYTKMKALVKFYNLKAKYEISDTCFSEMLLLVGSMLPQGNTFPSSLSEAKKSLCALGMEYEKIHVCLNDCLLYRGERDEDETKCRICQASRWKLNKNGDELEGIPAKVLWYFPLIPRLRNLLNSPQTSKDLTWHDRERLKDGKLRHPADAQTWKEVDARWPDFSSDPRNLRLALSSDGFNPFRSCNLDYSCWPVLMSIYNLPPWLCMKRKYIMLCLLISGPTQPGNDIDVFLQPLIDDLKKLWHGKQVYDAYKNEQFLLRGILLWTISDYPAYGNLSGNIIKGYNGCPICVDQTKATRLVNYRKCVVMRHRRWLPPHHPYRRKKQDFDNTVEKEIAPVPLTGEEVLERVQHLKGHVYGKTQRQPRLKKGDARPVWKKVSIFFELEYWKFLPVRHVLDVMHIEKNICESLLGTMLNIPKKTKDKESVRIDMAEIGIRTELRPKTPGIKEKLPLASWNLTHSEKKVVCSSFLGMKLPDGFCSNIQNLVSMENLRLTGMKSHDCHTILHHLLPIAIRSSLQKQVRKTIIKFCLFFKAICSKVIEVDKLEKMQSQLVETLCQLEKYFPPSLFDLMFHISVHLVREVELCGPIFLRWMYPFERYMKTFKGYIRNRARAEGCIAEAYIAEEAVECLVDNEEVTIGVPKKGRHTKDSICKPLSGATIITPSCTDLHVAHLCVLQNTTVVRPYIE, encoded by the coding sequence atGGACAGGTCTTGGTTAAAGGCAGATAGAAGAACAAAACAATTCAAAAAAGGGGTCGAGGATTTGTTGTTGTGTGCATTTGAGAACGGATTTAGTGAAAATAAAATTTGTTGTCCATGTATAAAATGCGCACATAGTAAACATTGGCATGCTCGAAAAGTAAGGGACCATCTTTTTCTCAATGGTATCGATCAAACGTACAAGTGTTGGATTTGGCACGGAGAGTGCAATACAGAAGGAGGTGAGCCTACCACTAAAGGGACGGGCAGTTCAGAATCGGTAGATCAAATCCTAGTCGGTAGAAATGATGATGTATCCCTGGACTCCTCGGAAATGTTTAACCATATTCAATCTGAATATGAACCTCTTTATCCAGGATGTGAAGGATACACTAAGATGAAGGCTTTGGTAAAGTTTTATAACTTGAAAGCAAAATATGAAATATCTGATACTTGCTTCTCTGAAATGCTACTTTTGGTCGGGTCTATGCTTCCACAAGGCAACACATTTCCTTCTTCATTGAGTGAAGCTAAAAAAAGCTTGTGTGCCTTGGGAATGGAGTATGAAAAAATACACGTATGTCTGAATGATTGTTTACTATACCGTGGAGAGAGAGATGAAGATGAGACGAAGTGCCGCATTTGTCAGGCCTCTCGATGGAAGTTAAACAAAAACGGAGATGAATTGGAAGGGATTCCTGCCAAGGTTTTATGGTATTTTCCATTAATACCACGTCTGAGGAATTTGTTAAACTCACCTCAAACATCTAAGGACTTGACTTGGCATGACAGGGAAAGGTTAAAGGATGGTAAATTGAGACACCCTGCTGATGCACAAACATGGAAGGAAGTCGATGCAAGGTGGCCAGACTTTTCTTCAGATCCTAGAAACTTACGGTTAGCTCTATCTTCTGATGGATTCAATCCTTTTCGTAGCTGTAATCTTGATTACTCATGTTGGCCTGTTTTGATGTCAATTTATAATCTTCCACCATGGCTTTGTATGAAACGGAAGTATATAATGCTATGCTTGTTGATATCTGGACCAACTCAACCCGGAAATGATATTGATGTGTTTCTTCAACCACTTATAGATGATTTAAAAAAGTTGTGGCATGGGAAACAAGTATACGATGCTTACAAGAATGAGCAGTTTTTGCTAAGAGGCATCTTGTTATGGACTATTAGTGATTATCCAGCCTATGGTAACTTGTCGGGAAATATAATCAAAGGGTATAATGGTTGTCCTATCTGTGTTGATCAAACAAAAGCTACAAGGCTTGTCAATTATCGTAAGTGCGTGGTCATGAGGCATCGAAGGTGGTTGCCCCCTCATCATCCTTATCGTCGGAAGAAACAAGATTTTGATAACACCGTAGAAAAAGAAATAGCTCCAGTTCCATTAACCGGAGAGGAGGTACTTGAAAGAGTGCAACATTTAAAGGGACATGTCTATGGTAAAACACAACGCCAACCACGATTGAAGAAAGGTGATGCTCGACCTGTATGGAAGAAGGTTTCTATATTTTTTGAACTTGAGTATTGGAAATTTTTGCCGGTTCGACATGTTCTCGATGTGATGCACATCGAGAAAAATATTTGTGAATCTTTACTCGGTACGATGCTTAATATACCAAAAAAGACGAAAGACAAGGAATCTGTGCGCATTGACATGGCTGAAATAGGGATTAGAACAGAACTAAGGCCAAAAACTCCGGGGATAAAGGAGAAGTTACCATTGGCATCTTGGAATCTAACCCATTCTGAAAAAAAGGTTGTTTGCTCATCCTTCCTTGGCATGAAGTTGCCTGATGGTTTTTGTTCtaatattcagaacctggtttcAATGGAAAATCTTCGTCTTACCGGAATGAAATCTCACGACTGCCATACGATTTTGCATCACTTGCTCCCAATTGCGATTCGCTCGTCACTACAAAAACAGGTCAGGAAAACTATTATCAAGTTTTGTCTATTTTTCAAAGCGATCTGTAGTAAAGTTATTGAGGTTGATAAACTGGAGAAAATGCAATCGCAACTGGTAGAAACTCTTTGTCAGCTTGAAAAATACTTTCCTCCCTCGTTGTTTGATTTAATGTTTCATATCTCGGTTCATCTTGTAAGAGAAGTCGAGCTTTGTGGACCAATTTTCCTTAGGTGGATGTATCCTTTTGAGAGATACATGAAGACATTCAAGGGATATATAAGGAATCGAGCTCGTGCAGAAGGTTGCATCGCTGAGGCCTATATTGCAGAAGAGGCAGTTGAATGTTTGGTGGATAATGAAGAAGTGACAATTGGGGTACCAAAAAAAGGTAGGCATACCAAGGATTCTATTTGCAAGCCATTATCCGGTGCAACAATTATAACCCCGAGCTGTACTGATTTGCACGTAGCACATTTATGTGTTCTACAAAATACCACTGTTGTTAGGCCATATATTGAGTAA